The genomic stretch GAGCGGTTTGTTTTTGCGTCCAAAACTACCTTGATCAATAGATCAACAATATGTAATATCAATCTTAACAAATTCATGAGTAATAAATTCTAAATACTGATTATTATTTCATAATTTCGCAGACTTAAACTGCTCATCTTTCCAAGATGGTATTTTGACAGATTCTATTATATGGACAATAACAAAGACATGTCCTTTCTTGGGCATATTGGAGAATTAAGAGGACATTTGGTCCGTTCGATTATTGCTATCATCGTTGCAGCTTTTGTGGTTGGTTTCAATATCAACTGGATCATGGACCATATCTTTTTTGGGCCTACCAGAAATGATTTCCCGACTTTCAAAATCGTTAATCATTTTTCAAGAATGATTTTGGGAGAAGACAGCATCCATCTTCCGAAGGATTTCCCGGTACGTGTACAAAGACTATATCAGCAGTTCAATGTAATGATGGCGGTTTCCGTTTTTGGAGGAATGGTAGCCGCATTTCCTTATATTGTGTGGGAATTATGGCGTTTCATCAGCCCGGCTTTGCATCCAAGAGAAAAAAAGAATTCGATATACATCATTAATGCAGTATGGATTCTTTTTATGACAGGTGTTTTATGCGGGTACTTTTTAATTCTTCCTTTTGCAGTTAACTTTGGGGTAATCTTCAAAATTTCAGATATTATAGTTCCTCTTTATGATTTGAGTGATTATACAACATTATTTTTACAGGTTGTCTTAGGGATGGGTGTTATTTTCCTATTCCCAATTCTGATCTATTTCCTTACCAGTATCGGAATTCTTACGCCTGTATTTATGAAAACCTACCGTCGTCACGCTATTGTATTGATCATGGTGGTAGCTGCTATTATAACCCCAGCAGATGTATTAAGTATGCTGATGGCTGCTTTCCCATTACTGATCTTATATGAATTCAGTATTATGATGTGTACTTTCA from Chryseobacterium indologenes encodes the following:
- the tatC gene encoding twin-arginine translocase subunit TatC, encoding MDNNKDMSFLGHIGELRGHLVRSIIAIIVAAFVVGFNINWIMDHIFFGPTRNDFPTFKIVNHFSRMILGEDSIHLPKDFPVRVQRLYQQFNVMMAVSVFGGMVAAFPYIVWELWRFISPALHPREKKNSIYIINAVWILFMTGVLCGYFLILPFAVNFGVIFKISDIIVPLYDLSDYTTLFLQVVLGMGVIFLFPILIYFLTSIGILTPVFMKTYRRHAIVLIMVVAAIITPADVLSMLMAAFPLLILYEFSIMMCTFTYKRVQKSNGNLPAVQK